Proteins co-encoded in one Pocillopora verrucosa isolate sample1 chromosome 1, ASM3666991v2, whole genome shotgun sequence genomic window:
- the LOC136278162 gene encoding uncharacterized protein, which translates to MNIPAYTSPTLILGRTFDKETLSARGDISSSDNIPTRETNVNKFSFKYQVVKSSQDVNDLLDIPSEVSLQIKANLLKVGGAGQYFKENKVQEGRTNLLAVMRCTTLVETIEGSLKASGGEFLYSLGTHYVRSVTYGFEMVASLTFKTSSQSSRNQIKGSAEGKLDVGGSADVGLKAALDKLSAECNNVSDISIRYYATELPDKLPTTMDELVSLIQDFPSRLKSINDVKGIPLQFELLPINSVIPNAKADIQGQALASDIEEMESCFDDLRSTQALAMAYLQDKEDDHVEEFCSKVNKLQRKFKDAIKIMNCAEGPHKIKECTEAYTEALSGRDIKGKFNREWKKMIKTKESVATIKLPPGDPLTIVLFGKTGNGKSATGNSIIGNECFEDSPSSRSVTQFCNAGKRKDEREVTVIDTPGIMDTAPVTAMEKAKEMAKDVTGLNNEKKKDILRELAKVFVMSPDGLDAIIITIRYGERFGSEDAEALKMLTNFFGIEALPYMILILTHGDQAVREASRKNQSIEDHLEWYIKTLPGWVRKFMKEIEQRRVLFDNRLDSSKNPDDCKKQVSRLLQIIDEVRKQRGPFIHPLTSASRKVLDDEIKKVMDEKGITKHADDLSQQDDELQKLLEDKDKSDEKQLELEQRLTEQKREWDTLKVQMARLVELITMVQFNNGLLPHGGETTTTLMEKVTGGCYPGSAVIYDSNSRARRIESLQVGDEVLVITKNGIQSDPVITFIHRQPEIVEGFLKIVTKKEKTLLITADHLMFVEIMGQATAIPARDVKIGDTVYVRGSHGSEKDLVQSISTVYEKGVYAPVTLSGTILVNDVHTSCYFDVLSHEWSHRAMSIARALHYVSPSMVRKISAIGEKDGFPGWCRLAHTMLTLLDW; encoded by the exons ATGAACATTCCAGCCTACACTTCACCTACTTTGATCCTCGGGAGGACGTTTGACAAGGAAACATTGAGTGCACGCGGGGACATCTCATCAAGTGATAACATACCAACTAGAGAAACAAAcgtcaacaaattctcctttaaGTACCAAGTGGTAAAAAGCAGCCAAGATGTCAATGACTTACTGGACATACCTAGTGAAGTGTCCTTACAAATCAAAGCCAATCTGCTGAAAGTGGGAGGGGCAGGGCAATACTTTAAAGAGAACAAAGTCCAAGAAGGAAGGACGAACCTTCTGGCTGTGATGAGATGTACCACG CTTGTTGAGACAATCGAAGGCTCATTGAAAGCTAGCGGCGGTGAATTTCTTTATTCACTTGGTACTCACTACGTAAGAAGTGTTACGTATGGATTCGAAATGGTTGCCAGCCTGACATTTAAGACATCATCACAGTCATCAAG gAACCAAATAAAAGGAAGTGCTGAAGGAAAACTAGATGTTGGAGGAAGTGCTGATGTAGGACTTAAGGCTGCGTTAGACAAGCTGTCAGCAGAATGCAACAATGTATCCGACATCTCCATCAGATATTACGCCACCGAACTACCAGACAAACTGCCAACCACAATGGATGAACTTGTGTCACTGATTCAGGATTTCCCTTCCCGACTGAAGAGCATTAACGACGTTAAAGGAATTCCTCTGCAG TTTGAGCTTCTGCCGATCAATAGCGTTATTCCAAATGCGAAAGCAGACATACAAGGGCAGGCTTTGGCCAGTGATATAGAGGAAATGGAAAGCTGTTTTGATGATCTTCGAAGCACCCAAGCTCTCGCTATGGCATACCTTCAAGACAAAGAGGATGACCACGTTGAAGAATTTTGCAGCAAGGTTAACAAACTTCAACGCAAGTTTAAAGATGCAATTAAAATAATGAACTGCGCGGAAGGGCCACATAAAATCAAAGAATGTACGGAGGCATACACGGAGGCTCTTAGTGGACGCGATATAAAGGGGAAATTTAATCGTGAATGGAAGAAGATGATAAAAACCAAG GAATCAGTTGCTACAATCAAG ctgcCTCCAGGAGATCCTCTAACAATTGTTCTGTTTGGAAAGACTGGGAACGGAAAAAGCGCCACTGGAAACTCAATAATTGGAAATGAATGTTTCGAAGACAGCCCAAGTAGTAGATCTGTGACGCAATTTTGCAATGCAGGCAAGAGAAAAGATGAAAGAGAGGTGACCGTGATAGACACCCCGGGAATCATGGATACGGCCCCAGTCACAGCGAtggaaaaagccaaagaaatGGCTAAGGACGTGACTGGTCTTAacaatgagaagaaaaaggacatTCTTCGAGAACTTGCCAAGGTTTTTGTCATGTCCCCCGATGGTCTTGACGCTATTATCATCACCATTAGGTACGGTGAGAGATTTGGGTCCGAAGATGCCGAAGCTTTGAAAATGCtcacaaatttttttgggatTGAAGCCCTACCTTACATGATTTTAATCCTAACACATGGTGACCAGGCTGTCCGCGAAGCAAGCAGAAAGAACCAGAGCATTGAAGACCATTTGGAATGGTACATCAAAACCTTGCCAGGTTGGGTTCGaaagtttatgaaagaaatagAACAAAGGAGAGTACTGTTCGACAACCGCTTGGATTCCAGCAAAAATCCTGATGATTGCAAGAAGCAGGTCTCTAGGTTACTTCAG atTATTGACGAGGTAAGGAAGCAAAGAGGACCTTTCATACACCCCCTGACCAGCGCATCTAGAAAAGTGCTTGACGACGAAATAAAGAAAGTCATGGACGAGAAAGGAATAACGAAGCATGCAGACGATCTCAGTCAACAAGATGATGAACTCCAAAAGCTACTtgaagacaaagacaaaagtgATGAAAAGCAACTTGAGTTGGAACAACGCCTTACTGAACAGAAGAGGGAGTGGGATACGTTGAAAGTCCAAATGGCGAGACTGGTGGAATTGATAACAATGGTACAATTTAACAATGGTTTACTTCCACATGGAGGGGAAACAACTACAACATTAATGGAAAAAGTTACTGGTGGATGTTATCCTGGCTCAGCTGTTATCTATGATTCAAACTCCCGAGCAAGGCGAATAGAATCTTTGCAAGTTGGTGACGAGGTCCTAGTCATTACAAAGAATGGCATCCAGTCCGATCCAGTTATCACCTTCATCCACCGTCAGCCAGAAATTGTGGaaggatttttaaaaattgtaaccaaaaaagaaaaaaccctccTGATAACTGCTGACCATCTCATGTTTGTGGAAATAATGGGTCAAGCAACAGCCATCCCTGCTAGAGATGTTAAGATCGGAGACACAGTGTACGTGAGGGGAAGCCATGGTTCAGAGAAGGATTTAGTTCAGAGCATCAGCACTGTCTACGAGAAAGGTGTATACGCCCCAGTAACCCTGAGCGGCACTATTCTGGTCAACGATGTTCACACCTCTTGTTACTTTGATGTTCTGTCCCATGAGTGGTCCCACAGAGCCATGAGCATTGCCCGCGCTCTGCATTATGTGTCTCCATCGATGGTGCGTAAGATCAGTGCTATTGGAGAAAAAGATGGATTTCCAGGTTGGTGCAGACTGGCTCACACGATGTTGACATTGCTCGACTGGTGA